The proteins below come from a single Candidatus Palauibacter polyketidifaciens genomic window:
- a CDS encoding UDP-glucose/GDP-mannose dehydrogenase family protein — MEITVIGTGYVGLVAGSCLAGSGNRVTCADVDEEKIRRLNSGDVPIYEAGIERLISEGLAAGRLRFTTDAAEGITTADVIFVAVGTPPGQDGLADLDFVLDAARVIGDHLRPGAVVVMKSTVPVGTNDIVRAEIARRTDLPFHMCSNPEFLKEGDAVGDFLYPDRVVCGVDSDRARRCMEELYEPFVRSGNPLIFMDIASAELTKYAANAMLAARISMMNQFAELCERTGADIERVRRGVGSDPRIGSAFLYAGTGYGGSCLPKDVRAIIRSAEEQGVDLGILRSVAAANDRQTTVLVRKIRERFGDDLAGLRFALWGLAFKPRTDDMREAPSRAVAEALCERGASVVAHDPAAMEQSREFYLGDAVEYAADEYEALDGADALVVVTEWLQYRRPDWSRFAKRMARPIVFDGRNVFEPDRMASRGFEHYPVGRRQIGPAEIA; from the coding sequence ATGGAAATCACCGTGATCGGCACCGGATACGTTGGACTCGTGGCGGGGTCCTGTCTGGCCGGATCCGGGAACCGTGTCACCTGCGCCGACGTTGACGAAGAGAAGATCCGGCGTCTGAACTCCGGAGACGTCCCCATCTACGAGGCCGGCATCGAGCGCCTCATCTCGGAGGGCCTCGCCGCTGGACGGCTTCGATTCACGACGGACGCGGCGGAGGGCATCACGACGGCCGACGTGATCTTCGTCGCCGTGGGTACGCCGCCCGGTCAGGACGGGCTGGCGGACCTCGATTTCGTGCTGGACGCGGCTCGCGTGATCGGCGACCACCTGCGTCCCGGCGCCGTCGTCGTCATGAAGAGCACCGTACCCGTCGGGACGAACGACATCGTGCGAGCCGAGATCGCCCGACGGACCGATCTGCCCTTCCACATGTGTTCCAACCCCGAGTTCCTCAAGGAAGGAGACGCGGTGGGGGACTTCCTTTACCCCGACCGGGTCGTCTGCGGCGTGGACTCGGACCGCGCCCGGCGCTGCATGGAGGAGCTCTACGAACCCTTCGTCCGCTCCGGGAACCCGCTGATCTTCATGGACATCGCCTCGGCGGAACTGACCAAGTACGCGGCAAACGCGATGCTCGCCGCCCGGATCAGCATGATGAACCAGTTCGCGGAACTCTGCGAACGAACCGGAGCCGACATCGAGCGCGTCCGCCGTGGCGTGGGCTCGGACCCCCGCATCGGCTCGGCCTTTCTCTATGCCGGCACGGGGTATGGCGGCAGCTGCCTTCCCAAGGACGTGCGGGCGATCATCCGTTCCGCGGAAGAGCAGGGGGTCGACCTCGGCATCCTGAGGTCCGTGGCCGCCGCGAACGATCGCCAGACCACCGTCCTCGTCCGGAAAATCCGGGAGCGGTTCGGCGACGATCTCGCCGGCCTGCGCTTTGCGCTCTGGGGGCTTGCGTTCAAGCCTCGCACGGATGACATGCGCGAGGCGCCCTCGCGCGCGGTCGCCGAGGCGCTGTGCGAACGGGGAGCGTCGGTCGTCGCGCACGATCCCGCCGCCATGGAACAGTCGCGCGAGTTCTATCTGGGGGACGCCGTGGAGTACGCGGCGGACGAGTACGAGGCGCTCGACGGGGCGGACGCGCTCGTCGTCGTGACGGAATGGCTCCAGTACCGGCGTCCCGACTGGTCCCGGTTCGCGAAGCGCATGGCCCGCCCCATCGTATTCGACGGGCGCAACGTGTTCGAACCGGACCGCATGGCTTCGCGGGGGTTCGAGCACTACCCGGTCGGGCGGCGGCAGATCGGTCCGGCGGAGATCGCATGA